The following DNA comes from Tunturibacter psychrotolerans.
TCCTGACCACCCCCACGCCAGCAGATTCTAGCTCGTCCGACGCAGCATTTTGCAAAAAAATGTTACGAACTTTGCCGACAAAAGAGATAAAGGTTTACCACTCTCCTATCAAGTAGGCCTAGCTTACATGGTACTGGCATGAGTGAAACTAAAAAAATGTGGAATTTTTTTTGCGGGTTACTTTGGTGAAAGTGACCCTGGTGACCTTCAAATCCCATGCAAAAGTGCTACTTCAATCCGATTCTGAAGTTTATTCGTATATTTGGGCTTGCAATTAGGCCCACGAAATCCTCGCTTTCATCCGTTTCCGTACAAGAAATGGCGCTTGACGTGCATATGTGAACCGTATTGCAAAGTTGCGGTTTTTGCCCAACGCCGATAGGAAAAAATGACCTTGGATCACCACGTCGAATCCGCTGTCTCGCTCAATCTCCCGCCTCTCGAAATTTTTTTCGGCAAGACGGCCGCTATGCAAGCGGTTCGAAACAAGCTGGAGAGAGTAGCCGAGACCGATGTCCCCGTTTTGATCCAAGGGGAAAGCGGCACCGGCAAAGAAATCTGCGTGCGCCTGCTGCATGCGTTCTCTTTGCGGAGCAGGGGTTCTCTGGTTAAAGTAAGCTGCCCTGCGATACCCCACACGTTGCTCGAGACAGAGCTGTTCGGCTATGAAAAGGGCGCGTTTACAGGCGCTATGTCCACGAAGCTGGGACGCGTTGAGCAATCGCACCACGGCACGCTCTTTCTGGATGAGGTGGGGAGCCTGGACCTGGGAGTTCAGTCGAAACTGCTTCAAGTGCTGCAGGACGGAACCTTCGTCCGAGTGGGCGGTCACGAACCCAGAAATATTGTCACGAGGTTGGTTTCGGCTTCCAACACCGACCTTCGCAGCCAGGTCGAGGATGGAACCTTCCGTCTGGATTTTCTCTTCCGCATCAATGCGGTAACTATCAACCTGCCGCCTCTACGCCAACGGATCGCTGATCTGCCCATCCTGATCGATTACTTCATCGATCACTATGCAAAAATCTTCCACAGTGCACCGGAATTGCTCTCTAAGAGCGCGGTTCGCCTTATGCAGAATTATCACTGGCCGGGAAACATACGCCAGTTGGAAAACCTGATCCGTAGCTATGTTTTGATCGGCAGCGAAGAGGCGCTCGTAGCGGAACTTATGCCCGAAACTCCGCGCGGCGGAATCACAACCGATATCGACCTCAGCGAGCCGATTTCGCTCAAGAACATTACGAAAAAGGCGACCCAGGACCTGGAACGGCAGATCATTCTCAAAGTGCTGCAGGAAAATAGCTGGAACCGGCAAAAGACGGCGAAGTGGCTGCAGATCAGCTACCGGTCGCTGCTCTACAAACTGAGCGAGGTCGGAATGCCAGAGGTGCCCCCTCGGCCCCTGCGTATCCCTCATCTGGTAAAAAAAGAAGAGCGCACGGTTAAGACTGCGCTGTCGTCTCGGACGCGGATTTACTGACTTACCGTGTTGATTCGTTAGCACGCAGAACCGACACGCGCATCCTTTACTCGAAGCTGATTCGTTTGAGATTCGACAGCGGTCTTATTGTGCGCCCTGCCGCCGAATGATCGTCTTGATCGTCTCGAACATGATCAGCAGATCAAGCCCAAGAGTCATGTGCTTGATGTAGTAGAGATCGAACTCCAGCTTTTCGCGAGCTTCGGCCAGAGTCGAGCCATAGCCATAGCGGACTTGAGCCCAGCCCGTGAGGCCTGGGCGAATCATGTGGCGAAGATTGAAGTAGGGGATCTGTTCGGTGAGCCATGGCACAAACTCGGGCCGTTCCGGACGCGGACCTACAAAGCCCATATCGCCACGCAGAACGTTCCAGAGTTGCGGGACTTCGTCGAGGCGGGTCTTCCGCATGAACATACCCACGCGCGTCACGCGAGGATCGTTCTTGGTCGCCCACTTTGCGCCGGTGACCTCGGCATCGGTGCGCATCGTACGAAATTTGTAGACCGAGAAGTTCTTGCCGCCTAGACCTACTCGCGTCTGCCGGAAGAAGATCGGTCCCGGCGAGGAGAGGCGAACCAGGAGCACAACGATCGGGAAAAAGGGGAGAAAGAGAAACAATCCAACTGCGGCTGTCAGTGTCGAGACAATCCTTCGTGCAATCTGCTGAGACGGCTTGACTCGGAAGCCTTCGCTGTAAATGAAGCTGCTGGGATGCAGCCCGTCGAGATGCAGCTTGCCGGTAAGCCGCTCGAGCAGAGCTCCCGCATCTTCGATGACGACGCCGTTGAATCGCAACTTGAGCAACTCGCGAACGGGAAATTCGCCGCGACGGTCCTCAATCGCGACGATGACTCGATCGACAGGCGGCTTCGGCCCGGAGAATTTCTCGAGAGCCACATGGATGGCCTCTTTGCGCTGGTCTCGATCGGCCACTACGCCATCCCAGCCGAGCACCTCCATGCCTGCATCCTTGCGTGCCTCGAGCAGGTTGACGATGGCCTGCGCGCGGTCGCCTGCACCCAGAACATAAACCCGTTCCCGGAAGATCTCTCGCCCAATGACCCACTCGTAGGCGCTTCGCCACGCCACCAGCGCGAGAGTGAGAAAGATGAGACCGAGCAGCAGGACATATTGAGCGATGTCGAGGGCGGGAAAGATGTAGATGATCGCCGACAGCAGAAACGACAGAAATCCAAGAACCAGCAGCAGGCGAAAATAGATCTCCCAACTTGCGGAGATGCGTTGTGGCTCGTAGAGATCGAAGTAGTAGGAACAAAGCAGCGTCAGGATCGTAAGACCGAGAATTTTCAATCCCCCGTTCTCATAATTCAGAACGAGGTAGGTATCCGGCCCCATCAGCAACACCGTCGCCAGTAGGAAGCAACCACTCACAATCAGCGCTTCGCACAGCAAGAGAACGATGGTACGGGTGGGGTAGTACACGTTGAAGAGCCGGATCATCTGGTCAATTGCTCCCACTTACGGTTTGGCGGCATCGTATCCATAGTAGCTGCCGACCTGAGGTTGCTCGTGCACGGCGTTCAGAACAAATCCAAGAATATTCGAGGCTTTCAGCTCACTCTGCGCCCGTTGCGCAATAGGGAATTTGGTCTCTCCACTGCGTGCAACCAGGAGAACGCCATCGCAAGAACGGGCCAGGTTGACGGCATCGGAGACGGGCAGAACCGGTGAAGAGTCAACGATGATCCAGTCGAAGTGCGGCGCCGCCAGCCGAATCAACTCGCCGAAGCGCGGGCTTCCGGAGAGGTCAGCTGCCTTGTCGCCGCCATTGCCCCCCGCAATAAAGGTCAGGTTCTGCGCGATCGCGGCAGTCCCCGGGGTCATCCCCTCAAACGAATCCGACCGCTGCATCACCTCGGTCACGCTCGTCTTGCCGCCGAGATAATCCGCAAGACCGGGATGAGACTCGCAGCCAAGAAGTTGATGGAGGGTGTAGCGCCGCATGTCTCCATCGATCAGGAGTACCTTGCTATTCTTGTGGCGCGCGAGGCTCATGGCCAGATTGGTCGAGATGAAACTTTTGCCCTCCTGCGGCACGCCACTGGTGACCATGATGGTCTTGAGCGGGCTGATATCGCGGAGCTCGAAGATTCGCGAGCGGAGGCTGCGAAACTGCTCAACCGCGGGTCCGCGCTCGAGCAGCGACGGTAATTGCTCGAGGGAGAGTGCCCAGGGGCGGACCGGAATCCTGCTGAGGTCGAGCGCGTTGGGGTCCACTGGAGTGACGTAGGGCTCACCATACGACCGCGCTTCTGCAGGTGCACTGGCTTGATCTTCCTCAGCGGTGGCCACGGCGGTCGCATAGATGGCTGATTTGACCGAGGCCTCCGGAGTTCGCGGCTCCGGTTCGCGCCGGTCCAATTTGCGGTCAGACTCTGCCTTCTGGAGTGCTTCGTAGATTCGGCTCATCGATCGTGCCTTCCCGGCTCTTTATTGAAAGCTGCCATAAAATTATCTTCTTTCGAGTTCAGACCGGACTGCTTGTCCCCGTTGCCGATCACAGCCGAAGAGAGCATGAAAGGCTGTACCTCCAACTCCAGTTCTGCCGCGACGCCTTCTACGATGGTGGCGGTCACCTGTTCCACCTGTTCCACATAAGCCACGATCAGCGAATGCTCGCACAGCAGGTTGATAATGCGCGGAATTCCGCGGCTGGCCCGGTGAATCAGATCCAGCGCCTCGAGGGAAAACAGCGACCAGCTTGCTCCTGCAATCCGTAGACGTTCGGCCACATAGGCGTGTGTCTGGCTCTCGGTCAAGGCCTGGGTGCGGCACCACAGCGAAACACGCTGCCGGAGCTGCCGCACGCTTGGATGGCGCAGCTTCTCTTCGAGCTCAGGTTGTCCCGACAGCACAATCTGCAACAGCTTTTCGGATGAGGTCTCAAGGTTGGTGAGGAGCCGAATCTCTTCGAGCAGCTCCCACGACAGATTTTGCGCCTCATCGACGACCACCACGCAGGTCTCTTCCATGCGAAAGCGCTCGATCAGCCAGCGGTTCAACTGCAGCAGCATGCCGGACTTGGTCCGCGTCGCCGGCACAATGCCGAAGTCGGTCAATACAAACTCGAGGAAGTCCAACACATCGAGACGCGGGTTGAAGACGAAGGCGGTCGAGACCTTGCGGCCGCTGAAGGAGCTCAATGCGCGCCGCAGCAATGTTGTTTTGCCTGTGCCGACCTCGCCTGTCAAGACAGTGAAGCCCTTTCGTGCCGAGATTCCATACTCCAGGCACGCCAACGCCTCGCGGGTGTGCGGCATCATGTAAAGAAACCGAGGATCGGGGCTGGTTCCGAATGGACTGCTCTGGAGTTTAAAGAAGGTGTTATACATCTCAGCCCCCCGCATTCATCAGCGGCTTGCCGCCCGCGGTTATGTCCGAACTGCTGCGGCCGAAGAGCTTGCGCTTCGCGACCACAGGCTCCGGTTCGCCGGTAAGTCCAATGACGCCGAGGGTGGGCAGCTTCGTAAACGCCCAGATATCGCGTTCGCTGCGAATCGCGGTGTCCAGATACTCGAGCAAAGCTACGAAGGACAAGCCCAACGCAAGCCCAATGAAAAGGCCTCCCATGACGAAGACGGATCGCTTCGGAGAAGAGGGCGACTCGGGTAGGTTTGGTTCATCCATGACCCGGAACTGCTCTCCCTGCTGGCGCCGCTCGAGGTCGGTTGCCATCTTGGATTGATTCAGCTTGTTCAGCAGATCATCGTAAAACGCCTGTGCAGTCTGGTTATCCCGTGTGATGCTCTTGTACTCCTCCTCCACGGCGGGGCTGGAGGCAACGCGATCCTGATAGGTCCGAAGCTGCGCTTGAACTTCAGCCTGATCGCGCTTCTTTTGAGCGATGCCGAGTTCCATTGCGCGAATTTGAGCGCGCATCTGTTGCACGTTAAGGGAGTCGGTGGTTTTCGGCGCGGAAGACGCCGGCACGGTTGGCGCTGCGGGTGCCTGGGCCATTTTGCGCTCCAATTCATTGACCTTTCTCTGCGCGCTGACCACATCGGGGTAGTCGTCGGTGTAGCGTGCCTTCAGATCCGCCAGTTGCGCCTGAAGCTGCTGGAGTTCTAACTGCTGGGCCTGGGGGGCCACAGCTCCATGCTCTGTGCTCTGCGACTGCTGGACCTGCTGAGCCTGCTGCATCGACAGGATGGATTCCGCGTAACTCTTGTCCTGCTCCATGCGAGCAAGCGCCTGGGTCGCGGCATCCAGCTGGGTGTTGAGCGTCGTCAGCATGTTGATGTTCGACGACTCCGCACCCGGCAGCTTACCCATATAAGTCTGCTGAAACTTGGCAAGACGTGCGTCCTGTTCGTCCAACTTTGCCTTGGCATCGGCCAGCTGGCTCTTCAAAAACTCGGTCGTACCTGCGGCCGAGGCTGCCCGGTCGCTGAGGTTTTCACTGACGAAGAGCGACTGAATTTCGCCGCACACCAGCTGGGCCGTGCGCGGGTCGTTCGCCTTGAAGGAGATGAAGAACCCTGGTAGTCCGTTGGTTCGCGCAATCTCCGATTGAATGGGCGTGATCCCGATATTTTTGCGGGTAAGGTCGATGCGATCGTCCATCGACAGCCTCCCGTTGGCAAACAGGTTGAAGCGTTCAATGATGGGCTGGAGTCTCGAACGGCTTAAGATCTGCTCCTTCATGGAGGCCAACCGTCCGCTCAGATCCTCGGTGACAACCGCTTTGACGTAAGACTCCGGAACCTTCTGCTGCTCCACCAAAACCAGCGTCTGGGAGACATACTGCGGCTGCACCAGAAAAGTAAGGAGATACCCGACGATGGGAAAGATAATCGCGGGGACGGCAATCATCCACCATCTTCGCTTCAGGATGTTGAGGTAGTCCTGCACCGTCAATGCGCGATGGCCAAGCATGATGACTCCTTAGAATTGCCCCAGATTCGTGGATCGGGGAGTGAACGTGATCCCAAATCCAAATGTCTGGAAGTTGCTATTGAGTATGTTTGGTGCAACAGGCTCAACTAGATTGTTGATGGACTGGCTCGCCGCCGTAAAGCTCGCATACCCGGAGAAGTGAGGGCTGATCCGGCGTGTAACCTGTGCGCCCCCGTATACAGTGTCATAGATTGTGTTAGTCGTGACGAGCGAGGTGCCGTTCAAAGACTGCGCCAGGCCGGCGCTGTGCGTGTAGGACGCGCTGAGGCCAACGACCCAGTCCCGGCCAAAATTACGGCCTGCGGACGCCACGACTGAATCGGAAAGCGCACCGGGCAACACGCCGGATCCATTATTCACTCCCCGGCTGTAGTTGATGCCCGCATGCACATTCTGATAGCCATAAGAGATTCCCGCGTTGACCGCTATATCGGTCGAGTCGGGGACGAGGGTGCTGTTCGAGCTCGAAACCCACTGCGGACCGACTGAGGCGTTGACGCTGATCGTGCGGCTCAATACGCGTTGGTAGAAAACGTTGATACCGCGAGTCTCGATGTCAGGCGTATTCAGGCCGGCTCCTTCGCCGCTATACGAGTAAGTCGAATAGACCGCTGCAACACCGATTGAACTTCGTGCATCGAGTCGTTGATTCAGCGAGACAGTTCCTGAAACCTGGCTGGTATCGAGCCCTGCATCGGCATCGCTGTCGAGATAGTGAAGCACTCCCCATGAACCTGAACCGCTGATGGACGTATTGCGCGTGAGCGTCCGCTCTACGCTGCCGCTGACGGCGTTACCGATGCGATTGCCGGAGGTGGTTATGATGCTGCCGATCGGCCCTGCACCTGGCCCCTGGGTCGGAATTGCTCCGAGATCTCCCACGCCGGCGATTCCCGATAACCCTGTCGTGGGCGACTGAGGCAGATAACTGAAGGAGTCAGAGATATTGAAGATCCAGTGACGAGTCACATAGCCCTGTGACGCCGAAATGTTCCAAAAAGACGTGGTCCCCCCGGCCGTCTGGTCCGCCAGAACCACACCGCCCGCGAAGAGCATGCTGAATGGCCGTGTCGTGTTCTGTGAGGTGTAGGCGGCATTGCCGGAAAGGTCAGTCGCGTATGTCGTCTCGCCCGATCCGTAGTATCCGAACTGGATGACCTCCGATGCGCTGAGTGAGTAGTGAAAAACCCCGTCGAGATTAGGTAAGTTCGGGCCCAGGGTGGAAGCCATCGACGACTCCGCTGTCGGCAAAGCCTGGCCTTGTGCGATGGAAGCACCCATCGACAGCAACAAGACCGAAATCAGTGTTTGGATCTTCATACCTTCCTTCATGGGACGACGATTGTGTCTCCGGGAAGAAGCGAGACCCCCGAATTTTCCCCCTTCAGCGCCTGCTTATAGTTGAACGGGATCTTCTGTTGTTTTCCTGCCGTCGTTCGCAGAATATAGATGCGCTTGGCGTTCGCGAACTGCGTCACTCCGCCGCCGGTGACAATCGCCTGCAGTGGAGTCATGCCCGGAGTCATCACGACCGGACCAACCTTCCCGACTTCGCCAACCAGAAAGACGCGCTGGCTGTTGACTCCGAGAACCACTACCGTCACCACTGGATCCTGAATGTACTTTTTGAGCCGTTGACCGATGTCAGTCGAAAGCGCCGTGGGCGTCATTCCGGCTGCCGGAATATCTCCCACCAACACGAGAGAGATCATCCCATCGGGTCGCACCGGAATCGTACCGGAGAGCGTAGGCTCCTTCCAGACGGTGATCTGCAGGGAGTCCTCCGGCCCGATCACGTAACGATTCGCATCCATCGGGCCTGCGTAGTTGGCGCTCGCGGCTGGGGAAACCTTTGGGTCAGCTGGAGCCGTGGTCTGTCCGTTCGGCGCGGTATTCTGTGTTGCGCCTGCGGTAGCCGCAGGTTGTGATGTGACCTGTGCTGCAAGTGACCCTGCTGCAATCGGTAAGAGCAGCAGCACAGCACCCATGGAACAAAACTGCTTTATCAAAGTAACCCTCATCCTTCCTTCGCCTGACTCCCGTGGATCGACACATCCATTCTGACGCATCCCCTTGGTAGGCGAGAGTATTTCGTCATAGATAGGCATAGGCGAACACTCTTTTGTACCTCGTCGACTCAGACTTCGCAGCGAAGCTCACCAATCTTCTCGGCAATTATTACCTGTCAGGCAATGCGCGTGCCAAAGCTCGATCTGTGCCAAATTTTGTCGAGGAAATTGGAAAAAATGTATAGATTCGGGAGAAAACCAGCGCGTTGCCCGTCATGGGGTCCTTCGATGTGCAGATTATCAGTGCAAGTGTGAAAGTTTTTTCCCTTTGGGGGTATTCTCCGTACCACTTTCGTGTCGATAGACCCTAAACGGATACAGAAACCGAGGTCCGAAGAGGTAAATATGAAGAGGCATATAAATTGCTTACAGGGATCAGGTGAAGTATAACGTCATACGAGCAACACGGGGGACAACTCACACGATGCCTTATGCAGTGGACTCGGCCGCGAAGGTGGCCAATCCAGAGCCACCGCCAACCTCCCTCTCCGGTGCTAAGGCCCGGCTTGAGTGGCTGCCCTACGCCTCAATTGCCCTTCTGCTCGCCGTCTTGTACTACCGCGTCGCGATCAAACTGGTATACGACTGGTCGACTCTTCCGGATTACTCTCACGGCTTCCTGGTCCCGTTTTTCGTCGCATTCCTGATCTGGGACAAGAGGAAGGTGCTGCAGTCCACGCCGATCCGCCAGAGCTGGCTCGGAGTGCCACTCGTCGTTTTCTCTCTGGCCGTCCTGATTCTCGGCATCTACGGCGTCGAACTGTTCACCTCGCGCATGTCCTTCATCTTCCTGATGGCTGGCCTGATCTGGACCTTCTTCGGCTGGGCGATGGTACGGGCATTACGCTTCCCTCTTCTGGTACTTGTTCTTGCGATTCCTTTTCCCGCGATTGTCTTCAACCAGATCACGTTCCCGCTGCAACTGCTGGCCTCGCGAATTGCCAGTGACATCCTGCCACTGCTCGGAGTGCCGACGCTGCATGAGGGCAACGTGATCGAGTTGCCCGTCATGAAGCTCGAGGTAGCCGAGGCCTGCAGCGGCATTCGCTCGCTAATGAGTCTGTTTACCCTCTCAGTCTTCTACGGCTATTTTCTGGAGCACACCACGAGGCGCCGCGTCATTCTCGCCCTGGCCAGCATCCCCATAGCTGTCACAGCCAACGTAGCCCGCATCGTGGGCACAGGTTTATGTGTCCAGTATTGGGACCCGGAAAAGGCGCTTGGCTTCTTCCACGAATTCTCCGGCTGGGTAATGTTCGTCATCTCTCTCGCCTGTCTCTATCTGGTCCACCGCGCCATGCGGCTGATCTCCCCCGAAAAGGCACAAACCACATGAAATCCCCACGCTTCTGGCTCGTGATTCTTCTACTTGCCGCCACGGCTTTCGTTCTGCAAACCCGTGGCGATGCGGATTATGTGCCCGCCAGTCAGCCGCTAAACCAGATGCCGGAGCAACTGGACGGCTTGACCGCCCAGGACATTCCGCTCACCGACGATACCCTTGCTGTGCTCGGTAAGGGTGACTTCCTCAATCGCATCTACGTGGGTCCGCTAACATCCACGAATAGTCACGCGATCCCTATCAGCCTCTTTATTGGCTACTTCCCCAGCCAGCGCACGGGTCAAACCATGCACTCTCCGCAGAACTGCCTGCCTGGCGCCGGATGGACCTTTGACTCGCAGAGATACGTCAGCTTTCAGGACATCAACGGCAAAAACTACAGGGTGGGCGAATACGTCATCAGCAACGGGGAGATCAAACAGTTTGTTATCTATTGGTATCAAGCGCATGGCCGCAGCATCCCCAACGAGTACAAGGCGAAGCTTTATATGATCGCCGATGCTATCCGGATGAACCGCACCGATGGCGCCCTGGTTCGCGTCATCACCCAGGTTCTGCCGTCGGAGTCGTTAGAAAGCGCCAGAGAGCGGGCTACTCAATTCACCCAGCAGATGGCTCCGAACCTGCCACGGTTTATCCCTGACTAACGACCGATGAGCCGGAGTTTCACGTAAGTTGTAGATCGTGGTGCCACGTCAGCTCCGTCGGTGTCGATGACAGTGCGAGAATGACAGTGCGAGAATGACAAGATCGTTCTGAAGATCAGTTGAGGAAATACGCGATGAGAACTCCCCTTCCCTTGGTAGCACGTCGAATCACTACAGTGCTGGCCATCTCGCTTGCCCTCGGACTCACCTCCGGTTGCCATCGCGATCCGAACAAGCAGAAGCTGCGTTACCTCGAGAGCGGCAAGCGCTACGCCGACCAGGGCAAGTACAAAGAGGCGACCATACAGTTTGCCAACGCGCTTAAGGTCGACCGCAACTACGCCGACGCTCACTATCAACTCTCTAAGGTCTTCCTGAAGCAAGGATCAGTCATGCCCGCGTATGGGGAGCTGATGCGCACGGTCGATCTGCAACCTGGCAATCTTCAGGCGCGCATTGATCTGGGCAACATTCTGCTTGCGGGCAAGCAGGTCGACCGCGCCGCCGCGCAGGCCACGGCGGTACTGGCGATCGACAACAATAATGCTGACGCCCATGCACTGCTCTCCAACATCGCCTCAGCGAAAGGAGATCGCATCGAAGCGTTGGCCCAGATCCAGCAGGCCCTCGCCGCAGATCCCAATCGCGCCACTTTCCATGCCACTCTGGGCCTGTTGCAAAGCAATGACCCGGCTACGGCCGCTGCGGGCGAAGACCAACTTCGCAAAGCCGTCTCTCTGGACGGGAAGAACGTAACCGCGCACGTAGTCCTCGCATCGCTATTGCAGAAGAAAGGGGACTTTCAGGGCGCGGAGGAACAGATGAAAGCCGCAATCGCCGCTGACCCAAAGAGCGTGATGGCGCGCGCCAGCCTCGCAGATTTGTACATGCGCCAAAAAGATACTGCGAAGGCCGAGCAGACCCTTCGCCAGGCATCCGAGGATCTCTCTGATTCCGAGAGTGGTGCGGGCATGCTGGCAACTTACTACATCCGCACCAACCAGCTAGTTCCGGGGGAGGCGACCTACGCAGACCTGGTCGCGAAGCACCCAAAGAGCGTTCCACTCAAAATCGCATATCTTCGCCTGCTGATTCTTAACAAAGATCTGCCCAAGGCGAGGACCGTTGGCGCGGAGCTGGCCAAGACCGACAACAACATTCCCGAAGTCGCCGTTCTCAATGGCATGCTTTTGCTTAACGACGGCAAGACCGCCGATGCCTTCAACTCGCTGCAGAAGGCGGCCAAGGCCAATCCCGACAATCTGGTCGTCAAACTCTGGCTTGGCCGCGCAGCACGCGCTAAGGGCGACATGAGCGTTGCCCAGCAGAGCTTCCGCGACGCCGCCAGAATTAGCCCAAGCAGTCTGGAAGCGCAGGCTGGCCTCGCCGAGATCTCCATCGATACCCACGACTTCACCACGCTCCACCAGGTAGCCGACACC
Coding sequences within:
- a CDS encoding sigma-54 dependent transcriptional regulator is translated as MQAVRNKLERVAETDVPVLIQGESGTGKEICVRLLHAFSLRSRGSLVKVSCPAIPHTLLETELFGYEKGAFTGAMSTKLGRVEQSHHGTLFLDEVGSLDLGVQSKLLQVLQDGTFVRVGGHEPRNIVTRLVSASNTDLRSQVEDGTFRLDFLFRINAVTINLPPLRQRIADLPILIDYFIDHYAKIFHSAPELLSKSAVRLMQNYHWPGNIRQLENLIRSYVLIGSEEALVAELMPETPRGGITTDIDLSEPISLKNITKKATQDLERQIILKVLQENSWNRQKTAKWLQISYRSLLYKLSEVGMPEVPPRPLRIPHLVKKEERTVKTALSSRTRIY
- a CDS encoding TIGR03013 family XrtA/PEP-CTERM system glycosyltransferase: MGAIDQMIRLFNVYYPTRTIVLLLCEALIVSGCFLLATVLLMGPDTYLVLNYENGGLKILGLTILTLLCSYYFDLYEPQRISASWEIYFRLLLVLGFLSFLLSAIIYIFPALDIAQYVLLLGLIFLTLALVAWRSAYEWVIGREIFRERVYVLGAGDRAQAIVNLLEARKDAGMEVLGWDGVVADRDQRKEAIHVALEKFSGPKPPVDRVIVAIEDRRGEFPVRELLKLRFNGVVIEDAGALLERLTGKLHLDGLHPSSFIYSEGFRVKPSQQIARRIVSTLTAAVGLFLFLPFFPIVVLLVRLSSPGPIFFRQTRVGLGGKNFSVYKFRTMRTDAEVTGAKWATKNDPRVTRVGMFMRKTRLDEVPQLWNVLRGDMGFVGPRPERPEFVPWLTEQIPYFNLRHMIRPGLTGWAQVRYGYGSTLAEAREKLEFDLYYIKHMTLGLDLLIMFETIKTIIRRQGAQ
- a CDS encoding CpsD/CapB family tyrosine-protein kinase; its protein translation is MSRIYEALQKAESDRKLDRREPEPRTPEASVKSAIYATAVATAEEDQASAPAEARSYGEPYVTPVDPNALDLSRIPVRPWALSLEQLPSLLERGPAVEQFRSLRSRIFELRDISPLKTIMVTSGVPQEGKSFISTNLAMSLARHKNSKVLLIDGDMRRYTLHQLLGCESHPGLADYLGGKTSVTEVMQRSDSFEGMTPGTAAIAQNLTFIAGGNGGDKAADLSGSPRFGELIRLAAPHFDWIIVDSSPVLPVSDAVNLARSCDGVLLVARSGETKFPIAQRAQSELKASNILGFVLNAVHEQPQVGSYYGYDAAKP
- a CDS encoding ExeA family protein, yielding MYNTFFKLQSSPFGTSPDPRFLYMMPHTREALACLEYGISARKGFTVLTGEVGTGKTTLLRRALSSFSGRKVSTAFVFNPRLDVLDFLEFVLTDFGIVPATRTKSGMLLQLNRWLIERFRMEETCVVVVDEAQNLSWELLEEIRLLTNLETSSEKLLQIVLSGQPELEEKLRHPSVRQLRQRVSLWCRTQALTESQTHAYVAERLRIAGASWSLFSLEALDLIHRASRGIPRIINLLCEHSLIVAYVEQVEQVTATIVEGVAAELELEVQPFMLSSAVIGNGDKQSGLNSKEDNFMAAFNKEPGRHDR
- a CDS encoding GumC family protein, translating into MLGHRALTVQDYLNILKRRWWMIAVPAIIFPIVGYLLTFLVQPQYVSQTLVLVEQQKVPESYVKAVVTEDLSGRLASMKEQILSRSRLQPIIERFNLFANGRLSMDDRIDLTRKNIGITPIQSEIARTNGLPGFFISFKANDPRTAQLVCGEIQSLFVSENLSDRAASAAGTTEFLKSQLADAKAKLDEQDARLAKFQQTYMGKLPGAESSNINMLTTLNTQLDAATQALARMEQDKSYAESILSMQQAQQVQQSQSTEHGAVAPQAQQLELQQLQAQLADLKARYTDDYPDVVSAQRKVNELERKMAQAPAAPTVPASSAPKTTDSLNVQQMRAQIRAMELGIAQKKRDQAEVQAQLRTYQDRVASSPAVEEEYKSITRDNQTAQAFYDDLLNKLNQSKMATDLERRQQGEQFRVMDEPNLPESPSSPKRSVFVMGGLFIGLALGLSFVALLEYLDTAIRSERDIWAFTKLPTLGVIGLTGEPEPVVAKRKLFGRSSSDITAGGKPLMNAGG
- a CDS encoding polysaccharide biosynthesis/export family protein yields the protein MPIYDEILSPTKGMRQNGCVDPRESGEGRMRVTLIKQFCSMGAVLLLLPIAAGSLAAQVTSQPAATAGATQNTAPNGQTTAPADPKVSPAASANYAGPMDANRYVIGPEDSLQITVWKEPTLSGTIPVRPDGMISLVLVGDIPAAGMTPTALSTDIGQRLKKYIQDPVVTVVVLGVNSQRVFLVGEVGKVGPVVMTPGMTPLQAIVTGGGVTQFANAKRIYILRTTAGKQQKIPFNYKQALKGENSGVSLLPGDTIVVP
- the xrtA gene encoding exosortase A; protein product: MPYAVDSAAKVANPEPPPTSLSGAKARLEWLPYASIALLLAVLYYRVAIKLVYDWSTLPDYSHGFLVPFFVAFLIWDKRKVLQSTPIRQSWLGVPLVVFSLAVLILGIYGVELFTSRMSFIFLMAGLIWTFFGWAMVRALRFPLLVLVLAIPFPAIVFNQITFPLQLLASRIASDILPLLGVPTLHEGNVIELPVMKLEVAEACSGIRSLMSLFTLSVFYGYFLEHTTRRRVILALASIPIAVTANVARIVGTGLCVQYWDPEKALGFFHEFSGWVMFVISLACLYLVHRAMRLISPEKAQTT
- a CDS encoding exosortase C-terminal domain/associated protein EpsI, with the translated sequence MKSPRFWLVILLLAATAFVLQTRGDADYVPASQPLNQMPEQLDGLTAQDIPLTDDTLAVLGKGDFLNRIYVGPLTSTNSHAIPISLFIGYFPSQRTGQTMHSPQNCLPGAGWTFDSQRYVSFQDINGKNYRVGEYVISNGEIKQFVIYWYQAHGRSIPNEYKAKLYMIADAIRMNRTDGALVRVITQVLPSESLESARERATQFTQQMAPNLPRFIPD
- a CDS encoding tetratricopeptide repeat protein, with product MRTPLPLVARRITTVLAISLALGLTSGCHRDPNKQKLRYLESGKRYADQGKYKEATIQFANALKVDRNYADAHYQLSKVFLKQGSVMPAYGELMRTVDLQPGNLQARIDLGNILLAGKQVDRAAAQATAVLAIDNNNADAHALLSNIASAKGDRIEALAQIQQALAADPNRATFHATLGLLQSNDPATAAAGEDQLRKAVSLDGKNVTAHVVLASLLQKKGDFQGAEEQMKAAIAADPKSVMARASLADLYMRQKDTAKAEQTLRQASEDLSDSESGAGMLATYYIRTNQLVPGEATYADLVAKHPKSVPLKIAYLRLLILNKDLPKARTVGAELAKTDNNIPEVAVLNGMLLLNDGKTADAFNSLQKAAKANPDNLVVKLWLGRAARAKGDMSVAQQSFRDAARISPSSLEAQAGLAEISIDTHDFTTLHQVADTAIAINPQVAAPYIWRGIAEGSQKEYDKADADFHQAIKLDPKNAAGYLELGQLRLFQQKTPEAKTLLEQALELNPNSSRSLRLLASALMFEKQPANAISRVQEQIAKSPQNADMYTLLAELQLNTGDAKDALATAEKAMQLNPNDSSAVITYTRAEVTTGDPAKAVAKWQQWTTDHPTDVQGLTMLGTMQESQGDRNGAMATYKKALAIQPEQPIAANNLAYLMVDTGQNLDVALSLAQVARRGMPSSPNTADTLAWIYYQKGNFASARDLLEDAVKTAPNSASIHYHLGMTYTKLSNNAEALTHLKKAVALAPNTQIEKDADRELARLG